The following are encoded in a window of uncultured Sphaerochaeta sp. genomic DNA:
- a CDS encoding DUF3536 domain-containing protein — MKTNKPDKTSLILHGHFYQPPRENPQTGLIGKQLTASPFPDWNERIHADCYKANSLSRYLSGVRRILSLTNNYKYLSFNFGPTLLSWMEKYHQNTYQLILEADRLSKERLGFGNAIAQAYNHTILPLCTEEDARVQIRWGLEDFAQRFSRKADGIWLPETAISPMVIDILAEEGVSYVILSPWQCKAIEDKEKGRIELDGRGAPYNRPFLLQGAKGKTISAFFYNPQLAEGISFGHYLRDADSLYQRLVSIREDEKPNLIHTATDGEIYGHHEPYGDMALSALIKKVEEREDFTFTNYATYLKDHPATELAYLHDGEDSRGTSWSCSHGVSRWYKDCGCHTGGEESWNQAWRNPLRLAFDNLSREIDVIFTDEVQKILGKDFDSRELLYQFSSVASQLKDMDSFLSSFTHDAEKKHILAMLLEGQKYKHFAYTSCGWFFNDLAGLEPKQNIAYALMAVDLYNPFSKKDLLGQLLEDLAKAKANRKQDGNGKTIAKELMNTLPGEVEAALFFALNRRIAEKADYEDTYGWFHLESYTEEDEHTERLHVTDTETLTQYICTARDPNPKQATLEYLMEVQEQGSDTVKSTNIGHKQIPLRMRDQLFDQIDRSVCTLDYDALRRLSKNIFHYATLAKHVPYLPMGSLYEELIGSSLSSIKSLFMYGSLDKWDEYKQDFALMLEFLKKYGKQPDIDLVATIFHTQMTTLGEKIQEHGLYTDNIRFILEFLQIVRERGFQPDLTALQNAVYPYVSMQKQPKEEDITSINALAKELNFDIYIN; from the coding sequence ATGAAAACAAACAAACCGGACAAGACGTCCTTGATCCTTCATGGACATTTCTATCAACCACCAAGAGAAAACCCCCAGACGGGACTCATCGGCAAACAGCTTACTGCTAGTCCGTTCCCAGACTGGAATGAACGCATACATGCAGATTGCTACAAGGCAAACAGCCTCTCGAGATATCTTTCAGGAGTCAGGAGAATCCTCAGCCTGACCAACAACTATAAGTACCTGAGCTTCAATTTTGGGCCTACCCTGCTCAGCTGGATGGAAAAGTATCATCAGAATACCTATCAGCTCATCCTGGAAGCGGACAGATTAAGCAAGGAACGTCTCGGCTTTGGCAATGCCATTGCCCAAGCGTACAATCATACCATTCTGCCACTCTGCACAGAAGAGGACGCAAGAGTCCAGATTCGTTGGGGGCTGGAGGACTTTGCACAGCGTTTTTCCAGGAAGGCTGATGGGATCTGGTTGCCGGAGACAGCAATCAGTCCTATGGTCATTGATATCCTTGCTGAAGAAGGTGTTTCCTACGTCATCCTCTCACCTTGGCAATGCAAGGCAATCGAGGACAAAGAGAAAGGACGAATTGAACTGGATGGCAGAGGAGCCCCATACAACAGACCCTTTCTCCTGCAAGGTGCCAAGGGAAAGACCATCAGTGCATTCTTCTATAATCCCCAGTTGGCAGAAGGCATCAGCTTTGGCCACTACCTAAGGGACGCAGATTCGCTGTACCAACGGCTGGTTTCCATCAGGGAAGATGAGAAACCAAACCTCATTCATACCGCTACCGATGGTGAGATTTACGGTCATCATGAACCCTATGGAGATATGGCTCTTTCCGCCCTAATCAAGAAGGTCGAAGAGCGAGAAGACTTTACGTTCACCAACTATGCCACCTATCTCAAGGATCATCCGGCTACTGAGCTGGCTTACCTGCATGATGGGGAAGATAGCAGGGGGACCAGTTGGTCATGCAGTCATGGTGTTTCCCGATGGTACAAGGATTGTGGTTGCCACACAGGCGGAGAAGAGAGCTGGAACCAAGCATGGAGAAACCCGCTTCGTCTTGCCTTTGATAATCTCTCAAGAGAAATCGACGTAATTTTTACTGATGAAGTACAGAAAATCTTGGGCAAAGACTTTGATTCCAGGGAATTACTCTACCAATTTTCCTCGGTTGCAAGCCAACTCAAGGATATGGATAGCTTCCTCTCTTCATTTACGCATGATGCTGAGAAGAAACATATCTTGGCAATGTTGCTTGAAGGGCAGAAATACAAGCATTTCGCCTACACCAGTTGTGGTTGGTTCTTCAATGACCTAGCTGGATTGGAACCGAAACAAAATATTGCCTATGCGCTGATGGCTGTCGATTTATACAATCCGTTCAGCAAAAAAGACCTGCTTGGGCAACTTCTGGAAGATCTGGCAAAAGCAAAGGCAAACAGGAAGCAGGACGGAAATGGAAAGACCATTGCCAAGGAACTCATGAACACACTCCCCGGCGAGGTAGAGGCAGCACTTTTCTTCGCACTCAATCGTCGCATCGCGGAGAAAGCGGATTATGAGGACACCTATGGATGGTTCCACTTGGAATCATACACGGAAGAAGATGAACATACTGAACGGCTCCATGTCACCGATACAGAAACACTCACGCAATACATCTGCACGGCACGTGACCCAAATCCAAAACAAGCCACGCTCGAGTATCTCATGGAAGTACAAGAGCAAGGCTCTGATACAGTCAAGTCCACGAACATCGGACATAAGCAGATTCCCTTGCGCATGCGTGACCAACTATTCGACCAGATTGACAGAAGTGTATGCACCCTTGACTATGATGCTCTCAGAAGATTGTCAAAGAACATTTTCCACTATGCCACACTGGCAAAGCATGTACCATATCTACCAATGGGGTCCCTCTACGAGGAGTTGATCGGTTCATCATTGAGTTCCATCAAGAGTCTGTTCATGTATGGCAGCCTGGATAAATGGGATGAATATAAACAGGATTTTGCCTTGATGCTTGAATTCCTCAAGAAGTATGGAAAACAACCGGATATTGATCTGGTCGCTACCATCTTCCACACCCAAATGACCACTCTGGGTGAAAAGATTCAGGAACATGGGCTGTACACTGACAATATTCGTTTCATTCTGGAGTTCTTGCAGATCGTCAGGGAGAGAGGGTTCCAACCTGATCTTACAGCACTGCAGAATGCAGTATATCCGTATGTAAGCATGCAAAAACAACCGAAGGAAGAGGACATCACCTCAATCAACGCTTTGGCTAAGGAATTGAACTTCGATATCTATATCAATTAA
- a CDS encoding GNAT family N-acetyltransferase, whose protein sequence is MDYYKADNGFAYGEENEIPMARITMRPLGDNRIAIDHTYVSPSLRGQGIARKLVMLVVEQVRKEGKMIVPLCSYAQMVLEEDPELAKLIAD, encoded by the coding sequence ATGGACTATTACAAAGCAGACAATGGATTTGCCTATGGTGAGGAGAATGAGATTCCCATGGCCAGAATCACCATGCGCCCCCTCGGGGATAATCGTATTGCGATCGACCACACCTATGTCTCTCCCAGCTTGAGAGGGCAGGGAATAGCAAGAAAGTTGGTAATGCTAGTTGTGGAACAAGTAAGGAAAGAGGGGAAAATGATTGTTCCCCTCTGCTCCTATGCCCAGATGGTCCTTGAGGAGGACCCTGAGCTTGCCAAGCTTATTGCCGATTAA
- the recN gene encoding DNA repair protein RecN has protein sequence MLERLEIHNYALIEDSVIEFPDGFTVITGETGAGKSIILGALSLLLGEKTEVQSIRSGQESATVRASFALEPPYPPNLAVYLEREGISLDNESLIVSRTIKNNGRSSVSLQGRLSSRTELAAISKELLDISAQRDHQSLLSAANQLAVLDVYGNCEEERMAYRSAYESYLGLKDELVKKKQQLEQSQKEEDFLRFAVEEIAKIDPKPGEDDEIAEQVRVIASYEQIHESLSSAIGALHGGEVGTSALASLSLAGSEISNAAKADPSLAEYVSRLESATIEIEDIYESIRDYRSSMSYSEEELDRLQGRLASLQRLKKKYGHTLEAVCSFYQESLSRLNLSEEQEIWLSKLEKQIASAAEMVTREAKVLSQKRKKAAQRLSSQVEQKLRTLGMKEAVFSITFTQIQPGPQGIDEVSYDICANPGLEMRSIKDVASGGELSRIMLAVKTSLAESDAVPTLIFDEVDAGIGGSVALSVADQLMNLSRSHQVIVITHLASIASKADTHLVVHKEIRNQMSYSMIRSVEEEERQKEIARMLSGDDSSSESLGHAKKLLQAGRN, from the coding sequence ATGCTTGAGCGGCTTGAAATACACAACTATGCACTGATCGAAGACAGTGTCATCGAGTTTCCGGATGGATTCACCGTGATAACTGGTGAGACCGGTGCAGGAAAGTCAATAATCCTGGGAGCCCTTTCCCTGCTCTTGGGTGAGAAAACCGAAGTACAATCCATCCGAAGCGGACAGGAGAGTGCAACGGTAAGAGCCTCCTTTGCCCTTGAACCTCCCTATCCGCCCAACTTGGCTGTGTATCTCGAGCGGGAGGGCATTTCCCTTGACAATGAGAGCCTGATTGTAAGCAGGACCATCAAGAATAATGGGCGATCATCGGTATCCTTGCAAGGTCGTCTATCCAGCCGGACAGAGTTGGCTGCGATCAGCAAGGAACTGCTTGATATCAGTGCACAGAGAGATCACCAGAGTTTGCTCAGCGCGGCAAACCAGCTTGCGGTGCTTGATGTCTATGGGAATTGCGAGGAAGAGAGGATGGCCTACCGCTCTGCATATGAATCATACCTGGGGCTGAAAGATGAACTGGTGAAGAAAAAACAACAGCTTGAACAATCACAGAAGGAAGAGGATTTTCTTCGCTTTGCTGTTGAAGAGATTGCAAAGATTGATCCCAAACCAGGGGAAGATGACGAGATAGCTGAGCAGGTAAGGGTGATTGCAAGCTATGAGCAGATCCATGAATCGTTGAGCTCAGCCATTGGAGCATTGCACGGAGGGGAGGTGGGGACCAGTGCCCTTGCCTCTCTCTCCCTTGCAGGTTCCGAGATTTCCAATGCTGCAAAAGCCGACCCGTCCTTGGCCGAGTATGTTTCCCGTCTTGAAAGTGCTACCATCGAGATCGAAGATATCTATGAAAGTATCCGCGACTACCGCTCATCCATGAGCTACAGTGAGGAAGAACTCGACAGGTTGCAGGGTAGGCTTGCCAGCCTGCAACGGTTGAAGAAAAAATATGGACACACGCTTGAAGCGGTCTGTTCCTTCTACCAGGAGAGTCTGAGTCGCCTCAATCTTAGTGAGGAACAGGAAATCTGGCTGAGCAAACTGGAAAAACAGATTGCTTCTGCTGCAGAGATGGTTACCAGAGAAGCCAAAGTGCTCTCACAAAAGCGGAAGAAGGCTGCACAGAGGCTTTCCTCCCAGGTCGAGCAGAAACTCAGGACCCTCGGGATGAAGGAGGCAGTCTTCTCTATCACCTTCACCCAAATCCAACCAGGACCACAGGGAATTGATGAGGTAAGCTATGATATCTGTGCAAATCCAGGGCTGGAGATGCGTTCCATCAAGGATGTAGCCAGTGGAGGGGAGCTGTCACGTATCATGCTTGCAGTGAAAACCAGTCTGGCAGAGAGTGATGCCGTTCCGACTCTGATCTTCGATGAGGTTGATGCCGGTATTGGAGGCAGCGTGGCGCTCTCTGTAGCTGACCAGCTGATGAACCTCAGCCGTTCCCATCAGGTTATTGTCATCACCCACCTTGCTTCCATTGCAAGCAAGGCAGATACCCATCTGGTGGTGCACAAGGAGATACGGAACCAGATGAGTTACTCCATGATCAGGAGTGTGGAAGAAGAAGAACGTCAAAAGGAAATTGCACGGATGCTCAGTGGTGATGATTCCAGTAGCGAAAGTCTTGGGCATGCAAAGAAGCTACTGCAAGCAGGGAGGAACTGA
- a CDS encoding NAD(+)/NADH kinase, translated as MEQRQVRHVLIIANWSKKTSHTLSQTIVDYLAEKGIESSVSKTNRGNEPLVVNKDTDLVICLGGDGTVLYCARYLQDLGIPILAINVGTFGYITEISVEEWQEAIDYFLEGKNTISRRLMIRVGVFRKGKKVFTAHGLNEMVVSSSGISKVVSLSLRIGSTEAGFFRSDGMIIATPTGSTGYSLAAGGPILDVDLTSLIITPICPFTLSNRPLVVSGDSTITLTIPKGQRTGLMLSVDGQQNFCLQEDDMIVVEKSQSKALLVASERRNYIEVLRDKLNWSGGGLHA; from the coding sequence ATGGAACAGAGACAGGTACGTCATGTATTGATTATTGCAAACTGGAGCAAGAAGACATCCCATACCCTCTCCCAGACAATTGTCGACTACCTTGCCGAGAAGGGGATTGAAAGCAGTGTAAGCAAAACGAACAGGGGAAACGAACCTTTGGTCGTGAATAAGGACACCGACTTGGTCATCTGTCTTGGAGGGGACGGGACGGTGCTTTACTGTGCGCGCTACCTCCAGGATTTGGGAATCCCCATCCTTGCCATCAACGTAGGAACCTTTGGTTACATCACGGAGATATCGGTAGAGGAGTGGCAGGAAGCTATTGATTATTTCCTGGAAGGAAAGAACACCATCAGCAGAAGACTGATGATCAGGGTAGGGGTATTCAGGAAAGGCAAAAAGGTATTCACCGCTCACGGATTGAATGAGATGGTGGTATCCTCCAGTGGTATCAGTAAAGTCGTCAGCCTCTCTCTGCGTATCGGGTCAACAGAGGCCGGATTCTTTCGCTCGGACGGCATGATCATCGCAACCCCGACCGGTTCTACAGGCTATAGCCTTGCAGCCGGGGGTCCCATACTGGATGTCGATCTCACCTCCTTGATCATAACCCCTATTTGCCCATTCACCCTGTCCAACCGTCCACTGGTGGTAAGCGGGGATTCAACCATCACCCTGACCATCCCAAAAGGACAGAGAACCGGATTGATGCTCTCGGTGGATGGACAACAAAATTTCTGCTTGCAGGAAGATGATATGATCGTTGTGGAAAAATCACAGAGCAAGGCACTGCTGGTCGCAAGCGAAAGGCGTAACTATATAGAAGTATTACGTGATAAACTAAATTGGTCCGGGGGAGGATTGCATGCTTGA
- a CDS encoding DegT/DnrJ/EryC1/StrS family aminotransferase, giving the protein MALIPFYKPTLRRKDMDAVLQTMVDERIGPGERKNEFLKQFCTYIGAGEGIALRSYPDALRAAFLTLSLPPGAKVGVSVLSPSLYASIAKEMQLELVLGDIDEESGCLSQEEAYRLVEEGAQALLIHEPMCQIPLHCEYRSLGVPVIEDISQSLGSCFDEEKAGGFGDLVVCALEEDAVVSAAGGAVLTIMHGDYQKKLSALFREYREYVELPDMNAALGLIQLSNLDDHLSKRREFYTLFSNALLKTEHKLYGIGNIDFKPNGYGFCVVLDSRAEDAIKFANKYQVSAQKSFSDTLAKKYSDRFDLFPKALPPHLRGISLPLYPFLKQSDTELLMKVISHLP; this is encoded by the coding sequence GTGGCTTTAATCCCATTCTATAAACCAACCCTACGCAGGAAAGACATGGATGCAGTATTGCAGACCATGGTGGATGAACGTATCGGGCCGGGAGAACGCAAGAATGAGTTTCTGAAACAGTTTTGTACCTATATTGGGGCCGGAGAGGGGATTGCCCTTCGTAGTTATCCCGATGCATTACGTGCAGCCTTTCTCACGCTCTCTCTTCCACCAGGAGCAAAAGTAGGGGTAAGTGTGCTCTCTCCTTCACTCTACGCCTCAATAGCGAAAGAAATGCAACTCGAATTGGTACTTGGCGATATAGATGAGGAGAGTGGTTGTCTCAGCCAGGAAGAGGCGTATCGCCTTGTCGAGGAAGGGGCACAGGCACTCTTGATTCATGAGCCAATGTGCCAGATACCACTGCACTGTGAATACCGGTCACTTGGAGTTCCTGTCATTGAGGACATCAGCCAAAGCCTTGGTAGCTGCTTTGATGAAGAGAAAGCCGGTGGTTTTGGAGACCTGGTTGTGTGTGCATTGGAAGAGGATGCTGTGGTCAGTGCAGCAGGGGGAGCAGTACTCACCATCATGCATGGTGATTACCAGAAGAAACTCAGTGCACTATTCCGTGAATATAGGGAGTATGTGGAACTTCCCGATATGAATGCAGCACTGGGTTTGATCCAGCTCTCCAACCTTGATGACCATCTTTCCAAGAGAAGGGAGTTCTATACGCTTTTTTCCAATGCACTTCTCAAGACTGAACACAAGCTGTATGGAATTGGGAACATAGATTTCAAACCCAATGGATATGGGTTTTGCGTTGTCTTGGACTCCAGAGCCGAGGATGCCATCAAATTTGCGAACAAGTATCAGGTCTCTGCACAGAAATCCTTCTCAGACACCTTGGCTAAAAAGTACAGCGACCGATTCGATCTTTTTCCAAAAGCACTACCTCCCCATCTCAGAGGAATATCGCTTCCTCTTTACCCATTCCTGAAACAATCAGATACTGAGTTATTGATGAAGGTTATCAGCCACCTACCGTAA
- a CDS encoding MATE family efflux transporter has protein sequence MLAQTIRWQYDCPSKEQRSMQQDMTRGNPLRLIFFFMLPILGGNLFQQFYTMVDTFVVGRFIGVHALAAVGSTGPITFFVLGFVIGLNAGFSVIISQKFGAKDERSMRKAVAMSILSALFLSILVSFLAIISVKPLLEILNTPQNIIKDAQDYLVILYLGIVATIYYNLLAAILRALGDSRSPLYFLLIASVLNIIGDLVSVIILDMGVKGVALATISSQGISALLCLFYIYRRYPILHLKREDWSIDWPMIGRLLRIGLPSALQFSVCAIGVMIVQAVINTFGSDTVAAYSVGTRIEQLVTQPLMTLGLAMATYSAQNLGGGYLPRISQGLKSALMLNVIFSLVAFLLVFFAGDFLALLFIDASQSQVIEQTNQYLSLISYFFIPLGLIFVFRNTCQGLGSGLIPMLSSIQELLFRALAAFTLPGLLGYDGIILSSPMAWIAAAILLIFAYRIQMRHFHRIMKQST, from the coding sequence ATGCTTGCCCAAACCATTCGTTGGCAATATGATTGCCCATCGAAGGAGCAACGTTCCATGCAGCAGGATATGACCAGAGGCAATCCCCTTAGGTTGATTTTCTTTTTTATGCTTCCCATCCTTGGAGGCAACTTATTCCAACAGTTCTATACAATGGTGGATACCTTTGTCGTCGGTAGATTCATCGGCGTCCACGCTTTGGCAGCAGTCGGCTCCACAGGACCGATCACGTTCTTTGTGCTTGGGTTCGTTATCGGGCTCAATGCAGGCTTCTCGGTGATCATCAGCCAGAAGTTCGGGGCTAAGGATGAGAGGAGCATGCGTAAGGCAGTAGCAATGAGCATCCTCTCAGCTTTATTCCTCTCTATACTTGTTTCCTTTCTCGCGATAATCTCTGTCAAACCTCTGCTGGAAATACTCAATACACCACAAAACATCATCAAGGATGCACAAGATTACCTAGTTATACTGTACCTTGGCATTGTAGCCACCATCTACTACAACCTATTGGCAGCCATCCTCCGTGCCTTGGGAGACAGCAGGTCCCCTCTCTATTTTCTTCTGATTGCAAGTGTATTGAATATCATCGGCGACCTTGTATCTGTCATCATCCTGGATATGGGAGTCAAGGGAGTTGCGCTTGCCACTATCTCCAGCCAAGGAATATCTGCTCTACTCTGTCTTTTCTATATATATAGGCGATACCCGATATTGCACCTGAAGAGAGAAGACTGGAGTATTGACTGGCCCATGATCGGCAGACTGCTGCGTATCGGCTTGCCCAGTGCACTCCAATTCTCTGTCTGTGCAATTGGGGTCATGATAGTTCAGGCTGTCATCAATACCTTTGGCAGCGATACTGTTGCAGCCTACTCGGTGGGCACCCGTATCGAACAACTGGTGACCCAGCCCCTGATGACCCTTGGCCTTGCAATGGCCACCTACAGTGCACAGAATTTAGGAGGAGGGTATCTTCCCAGAATTTCCCAAGGTCTGAAAAGCGCACTTATGCTGAATGTGATTTTCAGTTTGGTAGCATTTCTTCTGGTATTCTTTGCCGGTGATTTCCTCGCTTTGCTCTTCATCGATGCTTCGCAAAGCCAGGTGATAGAGCAAACCAATCAATACCTCTCTCTTATCTCTTACTTCTTCATCCCTCTTGGGCTCATATTTGTTTTCAGAAATACCTGCCAAGGATTAGGATCTGGATTGATACCCATGCTTTCTTCCATTCAGGAGTTGCTGTTCCGAGCACTTGCAGCCTTCACGCTTCCTGGTTTGTTGGGATATGATGGAATCATCCTCTCTAGCCCTATGGCTTGGATTGCTGCAGCCATCCTCCTTATCTTTGCCTATCGGATCCAGATGCGGCATTTCCACCGAATCATGAAGCAAAGTACCTGA